One genomic region from Dermacentor variabilis isolate Ectoservices chromosome 6, ASM5094787v1, whole genome shotgun sequence encodes:
- the LOC142584791 gene encoding uncharacterized protein LOC142584791, whose protein sequence is MCPSGSERVSAKKARFERLLEPLREDPPESDCEVLVCFGTSPASLLERFSSALRRRWPHWAVVLSYGEKALYCSGRRDPRTGCLVGTATWRTAAQLDAMNVHKMSLGEHTVSPQQLCDAMTGLCEDGKYQVVHNDSQAWAIRLLNRLSLDIPD, encoded by the exons ATGTGCCCCTCAGGCTCGGAACGAGTTTCGGCCAAGAAAGCACGTTTTGAGCGGCTGCTTGAGCCTCTACGAGAGGACCCACCTGAGAGCGACTGCGAGGTGCTCGTGTGCTTCGGCACGTCGCCGGCCAGCCTGCTGGAGCGATTTTCGTCTGCGCTGCGTCGGCGGTGGCCCCACTGGGCCGTGGTTCTCTCCTACGGCGAGAAGGCGCTCTACTGCTCTGGCCGGAGGGACCCACGCACCGGCTGCCTCGTTGGTACGGCCACCTGGAGGACAGCCGCGCAGCTCGACGCTATGAACGTCCACAAG ATGTCCCTGGGCGAACACACTGTGTCGCCGCAGCAGCTTTGTGACGCCATGACCGGGCTGTGTGAGGACGGCAAGTATCAGGTGGTGCACAACGACAGCCAAGCATGGGCTATCAGGCTCCTGAACCGTCTCAGCTTGGATATACCGGACTAG